One Alkalicoccus halolimnae DNA segment encodes these proteins:
- a CDS encoding DUF2777 family protein — MNRKEAKRWIGKYVTIDEGVCGSYAGLLEAVHTSPGTPWTAEILIKGVIAAPAFNNTDSFKPLKYEKDETVLAKGSKVHSYSEDFTYSYRESYAAALKKLWDEKNNLADDLERSLSLIQQELRKWQMEHMLVDASYVYYKVFHKDGSVYIYDENKKDALGLEGFPFEFEVLKHERWTPAYYINNGIFEDRSGSRIRIKPGENIRLNKEQFDPYKMLINEVSDPSLQALERGLKKMNIGHEHCVHCHNSLLMKMLASYNSEEFTGVNFLTYSTGTDQVLVQHHYERRSFPKTQQEVTFDRFEFTHDSGKRILTTYTNQVSQDQ, encoded by the coding sequence ATGAACCGAAAAGAAGCAAAAAGATGGATTGGAAAATATGTAACTATTGACGAAGGTGTTTGTGGAAGTTATGCAGGCCTTCTTGAAGCTGTGCATACTTCACCAGGAACTCCATGGACAGCAGAAATATTGATCAAAGGAGTGATTGCTGCACCAGCTTTCAATAACACAGATTCATTTAAACCACTTAAATACGAAAAAGATGAAACAGTACTGGCCAAGGGAAGTAAAGTTCATTCGTACAGTGAAGATTTCACATATTCCTACAGGGAATCCTATGCCGCTGCTTTGAAAAAATTATGGGATGAAAAAAATAACTTGGCTGATGACTTAGAACGCTCTTTATCACTGATTCAGCAGGAACTTCGAAAATGGCAGATGGAGCATATGCTTGTGGATGCCTCCTACGTTTATTACAAAGTATTCCATAAAGATGGCAGCGTTTATATTTACGACGAAAACAAAAAAGATGCTCTCGGCCTCGAAGGGTTTCCTTTTGAATTTGAAGTGTTGAAACACGAGAGGTGGACGCCTGCTTATTATATAAACAACGGTATTTTTGAAGATCGCTCCGGCTCTCGTATTCGGATCAAACCAGGGGAAAACATCCGATTAAATAAAGAACAGTTTGACCCCTATAAAATGCTTATTAATGAAGTCAGTGATCCATCTCTTCAAGCTTTGGAGCGCGGCTTAAAGAAAATGAATATCGGTCACGAACATTGTGTACATTGTCATAATTCCCTTTTAATGAAAATGCTTGCCTCATACAATTCAGAGGAATTTACAGGAGTAAACTTTCTTACCTATTCGACGGGAACTGATCAAGTTCTTGTACAACATCATTATGAACGCAGAAGCTTTCCAAAAACTCAACAGGAAGTTACCTTCGACAGGTTTGAATTTACTCACGACTCGGGAAAACGTATATTGACTACTTATACAAATCAGGTGTCTCAGGACCAGTAA
- a CDS encoding toxic anion resistance protein codes for MSEQDQYADRKGENHSENEPSKGIKEENRNIEEILESIGSLGTREQEKAGESLEALKRPVSDMMNDPNHNLPDQLSKLKEVVAELEPNYLQQGKFKQFLSKVVRKSPVEKYARKYQSVESEVETIVEALLHGKDKLQEDTVMLHQLKDIARERIAGLNEQIEVGKQLNSMLEEEMRKPEWQEDSSPIQKGQQKVLSRVKNMQQAVLVLQQSLASVDIIVENNDKLEEAIFNSITMTKNIITVTASIQLSLSNQRQVIDAVQNVNKSTEQMLLSNAEMLKSNTEETLKTLEEPAVALETFKKAYEDVYAAIEMTEQSNERIINSSKKFITEMDELNKQMEKKLLE; via the coding sequence ATGAGCGAACAAGATCAGTACGCTGACCGAAAAGGAGAAAATCATTCCGAAAACGAACCTTCTAAAGGCATTAAGGAAGAAAATAGAAATATTGAGGAAATACTCGAATCCATCGGTTCATTAGGAACCAGGGAGCAGGAGAAAGCAGGAGAATCATTAGAAGCGTTAAAAAGACCTGTCAGTGATATGATGAATGATCCTAATCATAATCTCCCGGATCAGCTTTCTAAACTAAAGGAAGTAGTCGCAGAACTTGAACCTAATTATCTTCAACAGGGTAAATTTAAACAGTTTCTTTCCAAAGTTGTTAGAAAAAGTCCTGTTGAAAAATATGCCCGTAAGTATCAGTCCGTAGAATCAGAAGTGGAAACCATCGTAGAGGCTCTGCTTCATGGAAAAGACAAACTCCAGGAAGATACGGTTATGCTTCACCAGCTGAAAGATATTGCGAGAGAACGAATTGCAGGGCTTAACGAACAGATTGAAGTCGGCAAACAATTAAACTCCATGCTCGAAGAAGAAATGAGAAAACCGGAGTGGCAGGAAGACAGTTCGCCTATTCAGAAAGGTCAGCAGAAAGTGCTCTCCCGCGTAAAAAATATGCAGCAGGCCGTCCTCGTACTTCAGCAGTCTTTAGCTTCAGTTGATATTATTGTTGAAAATAATGACAAATTGGAAGAAGCAATTTTCAACTCGATTACAATGACCAAAAATATCATTACAGTAACGGCTTCTATTCAGTTGTCATTAAGTAACCAGCGCCAGGTGATTGATGCTGTACAGAATGTTAACAAATCTACTGAACAAATGCTGCTAAGCAATGCAGAAATGTTGAAATCCAATACCGAAGAAACTTTAAAGACGCTCGAAGAACCGGCTGTGGCGCTGGAGACTTTTAAGAAAGCCTATGAAGACGTTTATGCCGCTATAGAAATGACAGAACAATCCAATGAAAGAATTATTAATTCCAGTAAGAAGTTCATTACCGAAATGGATGAACTGAATAAGCAGATGGAAAAGAAACTTCTTGAGTAG
- a CDS encoding NRDE family protein has protein sequence MCIIGVGMKINKDFPFIFAANRDEFVERPAAPAHWWNEETFFAGKDLQAGGTWMGISRSGRVAAVTNVRNPDESGDFPYSRGELVPAWLNERNLNLYLQEKAYYAGFNLIYGTTSELKYVTNQHDREYTLREGIFSLSNADMDEEWPKTKHLRQDIKRAALLPKEEMIAALISGLERKIPYPDNELPDTGVGIELERKLSSPFIDLDKYGTRCTTVVLVDKNNEVTFVEKTHRPEKYEVRKEFRLKK, from the coding sequence ATGTGTATTATTGGAGTAGGTATGAAAATAAATAAGGATTTTCCATTTATCTTTGCTGCAAATAGAGATGAGTTTGTCGAGCGTCCCGCTGCTCCTGCTCATTGGTGGAATGAAGAGACGTTTTTTGCAGGTAAAGATCTGCAGGCGGGAGGCACGTGGATGGGAATTTCGCGATCAGGGAGGGTAGCAGCCGTAACTAATGTTAGGAACCCGGATGAATCGGGTGATTTCCCTTATTCAAGAGGAGAATTGGTACCTGCCTGGCTCAATGAACGAAATTTGAATCTTTATTTACAAGAAAAAGCGTATTATGCTGGTTTTAATTTAATATATGGTACGACCTCTGAGCTGAAATATGTAACCAATCAGCATGATAGAGAATATACGTTAAGAGAAGGGATTTTTTCTCTGTCAAATGCGGATATGGATGAGGAATGGCCTAAAACGAAACATTTAAGACAAGATATAAAAAGAGCCGCTTTGCTTCCAAAAGAAGAAATGATAGCAGCATTAATTTCTGGCCTCGAAAGAAAAATACCTTATCCCGATAATGAGCTCCCAGACACAGGAGTAGGAATAGAGCTGGAAAGAAAATTGTCGTCCCCATTTATTGATTTAGATAAATATGGAACGAGATGTACTACAGTGGTACTTGTCGATAAAAATAATGAGGTGACATTTGTAGAAAAAACTCATCGACCAGAGAAATACGAAGTGAGGAAAGAATTTAGGTTGAAAAAGTAA
- a CDS encoding twin-arginine translocase TatA/TatE family subunit, with product MFGSGIGIPGLILILVIALVIFGPKKLPEIGKAMGQTLKEFRNSTKDLTQDDDTDNNNKKQ from the coding sequence ATGTTTGGAAGCGGTATAGGCATTCCGGGGCTGATTCTTATCCTCGTTATTGCACTCGTCATTTTCGGTCCGAAAAAACTCCCTGAAATTGGAAAAGCGATGGGGCAGACACTGAAAGAATTTCGCAATTCTACAAAAGACTTAACGCAGGATGACGATACAGATAACAATAATAAAAAGCAGTAG
- the tatC gene encoding twin-arginine translocase subunit TatC, producing MNQENMEIVDHLDELRKRIIIILGTFIGAFIISFIFVQDIYDWLTKDIDMVLAVLGPLDIILIYFSIAAVISLGLAVPVIVLQIWLFVKPGLTVEEQKASLMYIPASFILFGGGLAFGYFIVLPLVLDFLLTLGEGTFETMFTADRYFQFVLRMTVPFAVLFEMPLVVMFLTAIGVVTPQGMHKNRKYAYFGIVIVSVFVSPPDFLSDVLVIIPLIFLYEASISLARIVYKRRIKRINSE from the coding sequence ATGAATCAGGAGAACATGGAAATTGTCGATCACTTGGATGAACTGCGCAAGAGAATTATTATTATTCTCGGCACATTCATCGGAGCATTTATTATATCTTTTATTTTTGTACAGGATATTTATGACTGGCTGACTAAAGATATCGATATGGTATTAGCCGTACTTGGTCCTCTGGATATAATTTTAATATACTTTAGTATTGCGGCTGTCATATCGCTGGGACTTGCAGTTCCTGTTATCGTTCTGCAGATATGGCTTTTTGTAAAGCCTGGATTAACCGTGGAAGAACAGAAAGCTTCCCTTATGTATATCCCTGCTTCTTTTATACTTTTCGGAGGAGGGCTGGCCTTCGGTTATTTCATTGTGCTGCCTTTAGTTCTGGATTTTTTGCTTACACTTGGCGAAGGAACATTCGAAACAATGTTTACAGCAGACCGGTACTTTCAATTTGTTTTGAGGATGACTGTTCCATTTGCAGTGCTCTTTGAAATGCCGCTCGTTGTAATGTTTTTAACTGCCATCGGGGTGGTTACACCCCAGGGTATGCATAAAAACCGCAAATACGCCTATTTCGGTATAGTAATTGTCAGCGTTTTTGTATCTCCTCCAGACTTTTTATCAGATGTACTAGTCATTATTCCACTCATCTTTTTATACGAGGCAAGCATCAGTCTTGCACGAATTGTTTATAAAAGAAGAATAAAAAGAATAAATTCCGAATAA
- a CDS encoding deoxynucleoside kinase produces MPRINHQLHEQSLITLAGTVGVGKSTLTNKLSETLGFRAAYEKVDGNPYLEDYYSDFQKWSFHLQMYFLAERFKQQKFMHEEGLGYVQDRSIYEDVGIFAQLQFDQGNMTERDFNTYHSLFEAMVMNPYFPKPDVLVFINGSFESILARIQARGRQMEIDTPVEFWEDLYTRYQTWIANFQECPVLHLDIDHYDCSDPVSMQEIVTALEELQQTAHPAHVKL; encoded by the coding sequence ATGCCTCGTATAAACCACCAGCTGCATGAGCAGTCTTTGATTACTTTGGCAGGAACTGTCGGAGTAGGCAAATCCACCCTTACGAATAAACTTTCTGAAACTCTGGGATTTCGGGCAGCCTACGAAAAAGTGGATGGCAATCCATACCTTGAAGATTACTACAGTGATTTTCAAAAGTGGTCCTTTCATCTTCAGATGTACTTTCTTGCAGAAAGATTCAAACAGCAGAAGTTCATGCATGAAGAAGGACTGGGCTACGTCCAGGACCGAAGCATCTATGAGGATGTTGGGATTTTTGCTCAGCTTCAGTTTGATCAGGGAAATATGACTGAAAGGGACTTCAACACGTATCATTCGCTTTTCGAAGCTATGGTCATGAACCCTTATTTTCCTAAGCCTGATGTTCTTGTTTTTATAAATGGCTCTTTCGAAAGTATACTTGCACGTATACAGGCCCGGGGCAGACAGATGGAAATTGACACCCCGGTTGAATTCTGGGAAGACTTATATACAAGGTACCAAACGTGGATTGCAAATTTTCAGGAATGTCCGGTTCTTCATCTTGATATCGATCACTATGACTGCAGTGATCCCGTTTCCATGCAGGAGATTGTTACTGCTCTCGAAGAACTGCAGCAGACTGCCCACCCCGCGCACGTAAAGCTCTAA
- a CDS encoding deoxynucleoside kinase: MTKQFDAPFIAVEGPIGVGKTSLAAKLSSHYRFHLLEEIVDENPFLSKFYEDIDEWSFQTEMFFLCNRFKQLEDLYDNQLKDGYGVISDYHIFKNHLFAKQTLKEAHLAKYERIYNILTGDLPRPNVILYLNASLDTLLERINRRGREMEKSIDPAYLQQLSSDYDQFMRDHQHVYPEIPIVSLNGDKLDFVENPHDFNRIIDQLDEAMSRKRTLL; encoded by the coding sequence TTGACCAAACAGTTTGACGCACCTTTTATAGCTGTAGAAGGGCCTATTGGAGTTGGGAAAACATCCCTGGCAGCTAAATTAAGCAGTCATTACCGCTTTCATTTATTAGAAGAAATAGTTGATGAAAACCCATTCCTGTCAAAATTTTATGAAGATATAGATGAATGGAGTTTCCAGACAGAAATGTTTTTTCTCTGCAATCGTTTTAAACAGCTCGAAGATTTGTATGATAATCAGCTGAAAGACGGCTATGGGGTAATCAGCGATTATCACATTTTCAAAAACCATTTATTTGCTAAACAGACTTTAAAAGAAGCCCACCTTGCCAAATATGAAAGAATTTATAATATATTAACCGGCGATCTCCCCCGTCCGAATGTCATCCTGTATTTAAATGCAAGTCTGGATACGCTGTTGGAACGCATCAACAGGAGAGGAAGAGAAATGGAAAAATCCATTGACCCTGCTTATCTTCAGCAGCTCTCCTCTGACTATGATCAATTTATGCGCGACCATCAGCATGTATATCCGGAAATTCCCATCGTTTCTCTAAACGGAGATAAATTGGATTTTGTGGAAAACCCACATGATTTTAATCGTATTATTGACCAGCTTGATGAAGCGATGAGCCGTAAACGGACGTTGCTTTAA
- a CDS encoding DegV family protein encodes MKHIKVVTDSTVDLPKEDLDALGVTVVPLTVSVDGYSYEDGVDITSREFINKLVNSKEIPKSSQPSTGVFAELYEKLGADGSHVLSIHMASGLSGTYQSAVTAAGLTDVPVKVIDSQYISLALSFQVKEAAEMAENGSSMEEIISRLDDVRARTSLYIMVDTLEYLLKGGRIGRGRALVGSLLKIKPIASLDEGIYTPVTKARTHAQVIKLLTEKFHQNTEGKQVKGVGIAQAAAYDLAVSLEEKLQEYHNRHDFKIVDTTPIVSTHTGPGAMALMFYYDEN; translated from the coding sequence GTGAAACACATTAAAGTAGTGACAGATTCAACAGTAGATTTGCCGAAAGAGGACCTTGACGCTTTAGGTGTAACTGTCGTGCCATTGACCGTTTCCGTGGACGGATATTCCTATGAAGATGGAGTAGACATTACCAGCAGGGAATTTATAAATAAGCTGGTAAATTCCAAGGAAATTCCTAAAAGCTCCCAGCCGTCTACAGGAGTATTTGCAGAACTGTATGAGAAGCTTGGAGCAGATGGAAGTCATGTTCTTTCAATACATATGGCATCCGGACTGAGTGGTACGTATCAAAGTGCAGTTACTGCCGCCGGTCTTACTGATGTCCCGGTAAAAGTGATCGATTCCCAGTACATATCTTTAGCACTTTCATTTCAGGTTAAAGAAGCTGCGGAAATGGCAGAGAATGGCTCAAGTATGGAAGAAATTATTTCGAGACTTGATGATGTTAGAGCTCGTACATCTCTCTATATTATGGTGGATACACTGGAATATCTGTTAAAAGGAGGAAGAATCGGCAGAGGAAGAGCTCTCGTCGGTTCCTTGCTGAAGATTAAGCCGATCGCTTCACTGGATGAAGGAATATACACACCAGTAACAAAAGCTCGAACACACGCTCAGGTGATAAAATTACTTACAGAAAAATTCCACCAAAATACCGAGGGTAAACAAGTGAAAGGTGTGGGCATAGCTCAGGCAGCTGCATACGATCTTGCAGTTTCCCTGGAAGAAAAACTTCAGGAATATCACAACAGGCATGATTTCAAAATAGTGGATACTACTCCCATAGTTAGCACGCATACTGGTCCTGGCGCTATGGCATTAATGTTTTACTACGATGAAAACTGA